One stretch of Micromonospora cremea DNA includes these proteins:
- a CDS encoding acetylxylan esterase, which produces MARYLAVHREAEEAVRRTLSYVEGVSFARRATAPAHFGIGLRDTVCPPSTGFAAYNQYGCATGRPLPPDREMHVYPFNGHEGGEAVHVRRQLRWLGAVLGRD; this is translated from the coding sequence ATCGCCCGGTACCTGGCGGTGCACCGCGAGGCCGAGGAGGCGGTCCGCCGCACGTTGTCCTATGTCGAAGGGGTGTCCTTCGCACGGCGGGCGACGGCCCCCGCGCACTTCGGGATCGGCCTGCGTGACACCGTCTGCCCGCCGAGCACCGGCTTCGCCGCCTACAACCAGTACGGCTGCGCGACCGGCCGACCGCTCCCGCCCGATCGGGAAATGCACGTCTACCCGTTCAACGGCCACGAGGGCGGTGAGGCCGTCCACGTTCGGCGCCAGCTGCGCTGGCTCGGCGCGGTGCTCGGCCGGGACTGA